A genome region from Myxococcota bacterium includes the following:
- a CDS encoding NAD-dependent epimerase/dehydratase family protein — MRIFVTGGNGFIGSHVVKTLLSKGYQVRCLLRPTSDTKRLSGLDYEPVLGDVRHQDSLTTGMSGCDGIVHLASLSSWNDIASPAMHEIVVSGSKNLFQAAKAHGISKTVFVSSAAAINGSKTPELQNEDSTFSLEKHHLPYSKAKRAVEQMDFPFVTVNPGEVYGPNDWNFITAGNLVDFAESAPVMVCAGGTSVVHVEDVASGIVAALEKGRIGQRYILGGDNLTIRELAKLTLDILGQNKRILQIPNGLLRIAGKTASALKLPFPIHPNVIPYATRYWMMDNEKAKRELGVSFRNARDTLEPTLMWLKNEGLI; from the coding sequence ATGCGAATCTTCGTCACCGGTGGTAATGGTTTTATAGGCTCCCATGTTGTCAAAACATTGCTCTCAAAAGGCTATCAAGTGCGATGCCTCCTCAGGCCAACGAGTGACACGAAGCGCTTAAGCGGCCTTGATTATGAACCCGTATTAGGTGATGTCAGACATCAAGACTCTTTAACCACTGGCATGTCAGGCTGCGATGGCATCGTGCACCTAGCCAGCCTATCCAGCTGGAACGATATTGCCTCCCCCGCCATGCATGAAATTGTGGTGAGCGGTAGCAAAAATCTATTTCAAGCAGCCAAAGCCCACGGCATCTCAAAAACTGTATTCGTCAGCAGCGCTGCCGCCATCAACGGCAGCAAAACGCCTGAACTGCAAAATGAAGACAGCACCTTCTCTTTGGAAAAACATCACTTGCCCTACTCAAAAGCCAAACGCGCGGTAGAGCAAATGGACTTCCCCTTCGTGACGGTTAACCCCGGCGAAGTTTACGGCCCAAACGACTGGAACTTTATCACCGCCGGCAATTTGGTTGATTTCGCCGAAAGCGCGCCTGTGATGGTATGCGCCGGAGGCACCAGTGTGGTACACGTAGAAGATGTCGCCAGCGGTATTGTAGCAGCGTTAGAAAAAGGCCGAATCGGCCAGCGTTATATCTTAGGCGGCGATAACCTGACAATTAGAGAGCTCGCGAAACTAACGTTGGATATTCTCGGTCAAAACAAACGCATTCTGCAAATACCGAACGGTCTGCTGCGCATAGCCGGAAAAACAGCCAGCGCGCTCAAACTGCCCTTCCCCATCCACCCGAATGTAATTCCCTACGCAACCCGCTACTGGATGATGGACAATGAAAAAGCAAAACGTGAGCTCGGTGTCTCTTTTCGAAATGCAAGAGACACACTGGAGCCCACGTTAATGTGGTTAAAAAATGAGGGTCTAATTTAA
- a CDS encoding DUF4215 domain-containing protein: MKGVSRRLKRQNLNQGETMGIFKKSLCLMLSALLVPLPMSFAQTMPPAGDDYTICYIDPNNPTSQTTVQVGAASVLASLQAGSYLGACSSVHTGNEICFVPPGNASGASTITVNNAELQAYLKSGSYLGSCGRREGKIKLCKIVGRASVNLEIDISALPAALAVGATIGPCAPKATDECSEDPSYDVCHNPSIDGGTTTSVKACRLLSHLLHGDYLGACNSPFTERPTTTTEAPTTTTTEAPTTTTTGAPQNTIAGGPGEGPRDITVLMCIVPQGAPQNSYEERVPLLRVLSYLLRGSYLGHCKQAPECCGDGRVSGNEQCDTGGIDTADCYNCKRPVCGDGILQRLAGEECDIAATTNSSYCLTNCLFNRCGDGQVWAGVEACDDAGFSATCNRDCTTSVCGDGILNAVAGETCDDGNLANGDGCSSTCQIETRCGNGVVEGCEECDLGLLNNWDGYCLPNCKLAKCGDGKTFSPFEECDDRNNRKADSCVNCKNATCGDGYKQWGVEQCDQGDRNDNTNWCRSDCRFNYCGDGYPLLGREECDFGYFNNNTGLCTECCRFNYCGDGYVHAGVEECDTGTFSENGACRPGCKKAFCGDGVVQAGVEVCDDGKFNGDRHRCNRDCSGETETHLSHGAIAGIAIGAAAFVGVVAALIAVAVKLCHKAVPTDNNAPNTVIQKP; encoded by the coding sequence ATGAAAGGGGTTTCTCGCCGGTTAAAGCGCCAGAACCTAAATCAAGGAGAAACCATGGGTATTTTCAAGAAATCACTCTGTCTCATGCTGTCGGCACTGTTAGTGCCTTTACCAATGTCCTTCGCCCAAACCATGCCCCCGGCAGGCGATGACTATACCATTTGCTATATTGACCCAAATAACCCTACCAGCCAGACGACTGTACAAGTGGGCGCTGCCTCAGTACTTGCGTCCCTGCAAGCAGGTTCGTACTTGGGTGCTTGCTCTAGCGTTCATACCGGCAACGAAATTTGCTTCGTACCTCCAGGTAATGCCAGCGGTGCGTCAACCATCACTGTCAACAATGCTGAACTTCAAGCCTACTTAAAGAGTGGATCTTATTTGGGATCATGCGGCCGACGTGAAGGAAAAATTAAGCTTTGTAAGATTGTTGGTCGCGCCAGCGTCAACCTTGAAATTGACATAAGCGCACTTCCTGCCGCGCTAGCCGTGGGGGCAACCATTGGCCCTTGCGCACCAAAGGCCACGGATGAATGTAGCGAAGATCCGTCCTACGACGTCTGTCATAACCCATCCATCGATGGCGGAACAACCACTTCGGTTAAAGCTTGCCGACTACTGTCACATTTGTTGCATGGCGATTATCTAGGCGCTTGTAACTCGCCCTTCACCGAAAGGCCTACCACAACGACCGAAGCGCCAACTACCACAACGACTGAAGCCCCAACCACAACAACCACCGGTGCACCTCAAAATACCATTGCTGGCGGTCCAGGCGAAGGCCCAAGAGACATCACTGTCTTGATGTGCATCGTGCCTCAAGGTGCTCCACAGAATTCATACGAAGAACGCGTTCCCTTGCTTCGCGTGCTTAGTTACTTGCTGAGAGGCAGCTATTTGGGACACTGCAAACAAGCACCTGAGTGCTGCGGTGACGGCCGAGTAAGCGGCAATGAACAATGCGACACTGGCGGTATCGATACAGCAGATTGCTACAACTGTAAGCGTCCAGTCTGTGGTGATGGCATCTTGCAAAGACTAGCCGGCGAAGAGTGTGACATTGCTGCAACCACCAACAGCTCATATTGCCTCACCAATTGCCTCTTCAACCGCTGTGGTGACGGGCAAGTTTGGGCAGGCGTAGAAGCATGTGACGATGCGGGCTTTTCAGCCACTTGTAATCGTGACTGCACCACCTCCGTTTGCGGCGATGGCATTTTGAATGCAGTAGCTGGCGAAACTTGCGATGACGGCAATCTTGCGAACGGCGACGGTTGCAGCAGCACCTGCCAGATCGAAACACGTTGCGGTAATGGTGTGGTTGAAGGTTGCGAAGAATGCGATTTAGGGCTTTTAAATAACTGGGACGGTTACTGCCTACCAAACTGCAAGCTCGCCAAATGCGGAGACGGCAAGACTTTCTCACCATTCGAAGAATGCGATGACAGAAACAACAGAAAAGCGGACAGCTGCGTCAATTGCAAAAATGCAACTTGCGGCGACGGCTACAAGCAATGGGGCGTTGAGCAATGTGACCAAGGTGACCGAAATGACAATACCAACTGGTGTCGCTCAGATTGTCGCTTTAACTATTGCGGCGATGGCTATCCACTATTAGGCAGAGAAGAATGCGACTTCGGTTACTTCAACAACAACACTGGCCTTTGCACGGAATGCTGCCGTTTCAACTATTGCGGTGATGGTTATGTGCACGCAGGTGTAGAAGAATGTGACACCGGTACCTTCAGCGAAAATGGCGCTTGCAGACCAGGCTGTAAAAAAGCCTTCTGCGGTGACGGCGTGGTCCAAGCCGGTGTGGAAGTTTGCGATGATGGCAAGTTCAATGGTGACAGACATCGTTGTAACCGTGACTGCTCAGGTGAAACTGAAACCCACCTAAGCCATGGTGCTATCGCTGGTATCGCTATCGGTGCAGCAGCATTTGTTGGTGTGGTCGCAGCTTTAATCGCAGTTGCTGTGAAGCTCTGCCATAAAGCGGTGCCTACAGACAACAATGCGCCTAACACCGTGATTCAAAAGCCGTAA
- a CDS encoding LysE family transporter gives MFASHMDSYLFLLKAFAVGLVLAVPVGPMALLCIQRTLHFGFLTGLITGIGIATADSLYGLVGILGLSVVSDFLLQHQTVFRIGGGLFLGFLGMKIFHEAKRMRKAGGLPEHKGYIRALISSFFLTLSNPMTVLAYVAVMAGMQISAADFRHPWVFVAPVFLGSFSWWLFLASMAILLKKRLRDEHMHMVGMISGVLLMLFSVIVIISAL, from the coding sequence GTGTTCGCTTCGCATATGGATTCTTATCTGTTTTTATTAAAAGCATTTGCTGTAGGTTTGGTACTGGCAGTTCCGGTTGGCCCCATGGCGCTTTTATGCATTCAACGCACTTTGCATTTTGGCTTTTTGACCGGGCTAATTACGGGCATTGGTATTGCCACAGCAGATTCGCTTTATGGCTTGGTTGGTATCTTAGGCTTATCTGTTGTTTCAGATTTCTTGCTGCAGCATCAGACTGTATTTCGCATCGGTGGCGGGCTGTTTTTAGGCTTTTTAGGCATGAAGATCTTTCATGAAGCTAAGCGTATGCGCAAAGCGGGCGGTCTGCCGGAGCATAAAGGATATATTAGAGCGCTGATTTCGTCGTTTTTCTTGACGTTGAGTAACCCGATGACAGTGCTGGCGTACGTGGCGGTGATGGCTGGTATGCAGATATCCGCGGCGGATTTTAGGCATCCTTGGGTGTTTGTGGCGCCCGTGTTTTTAGGCTCGTTTTCTTGGTGGCTTTTTTTGGCGTCGATGGCGATTCTGCTCAAAAAACGTCTGCGAGATGAGCACATGCATATGGTAGGGATGATTTCAGGTGTTTTGTTAATGCTATTTTCCGTGATCGTGATTATTAGCGCCCTATGA
- the scpA gene encoding methylmalonyl-CoA mutase, whose protein sequence is MTKTFYTSQDVLDIPNTQPGEAPYTRGLRSSIRPEHPWTIRQYAGFSTAEQTNRFYHQALAAGQTGLSVAFDLATHRGFDSDHPRVMGDVGNAGVAIDSVEDMKRLFEGIPLDKVSVSMTMNGAVLPVLAAFIVAAEEFGVAPEALSGTIQNDILKEFMVRNTYIYPPEPSMRIVADVIEYCARQMPKFNSISVSGYHIHEAGADLALELGLTLADGLEYVRTALQRGLAIDEFAPRLSFFFATGMNFYCEVAKLRAARQLWAELMAQFEPTKAQSSMLRTHCQTSGWSLTAQDPTNNIVRTTIEAMASIFGGTQSLHTNSFDEALALPSEFSAHIARNTQLILMHETGIPGIIDPWGGSYLMESLTADLVKRAREIIEKTDDLGGMTKAVISGIPKLWIEECAAARQARLDSGAEVLVGVNRFQSDTPEIPEVFSVDNEQVRMLQIAGLKELESSRDSKAVIAALRNLEAGARNNSNLLALSIEAMRARATLGEVSECLASVFGRFEATTQVVSGVYTQGLGISDEKTALLDKVDAFEALEGRRPRILIAKLGQDGHDRGAKIVATAFADFGFDVDLSPLFLTPEEVARHAVENDVHAIGISTLTGGHKTLIPQLISALKDMQAEDILVFAGGVIPAKDADILKEIGVAGIFGPATPLLKSAGEVLECLNERIRNGSKSGFFR, encoded by the coding sequence ATGACCAAAACTTTTTATACCTCTCAGGATGTTTTGGACATTCCCAATACCCAGCCCGGGGAGGCGCCGTATACTCGAGGTCTTCGCAGTAGTATCAGGCCGGAGCATCCATGGACCATTCGGCAATATGCGGGATTTTCGACGGCTGAGCAAACCAATCGATTTTATCATCAAGCTTTGGCGGCAGGGCAAACGGGTTTGTCGGTTGCTTTTGATTTAGCGACCCATCGAGGGTTTGATTCGGATCACCCGCGCGTGATGGGCGATGTGGGCAACGCGGGCGTGGCCATTGATTCGGTTGAAGATATGAAACGCTTGTTTGAAGGCATTCCTTTAGACAAAGTTAGCGTGTCGATGACCATGAATGGCGCTGTGCTGCCGGTATTGGCGGCTTTTATCGTCGCGGCCGAAGAGTTTGGTGTGGCTCCTGAGGCCCTAAGTGGCACCATTCAAAATGACATTCTGAAAGAGTTTATGGTGCGCAACACCTATATCTATCCGCCTGAGCCATCGATGCGCATTGTGGCGGATGTGATTGAGTATTGCGCGCGGCAGATGCCTAAATTTAATTCGATCAGCGTGAGTGGTTATCACATTCATGAGGCAGGCGCGGATTTAGCTTTGGAGCTTGGGTTAACCTTGGCGGACGGTTTGGAGTATGTGCGAACAGCGCTGCAAAGAGGCCTAGCAATTGACGAGTTTGCGCCGCGGCTAAGCTTTTTCTTTGCAACGGGCATGAACTTCTACTGCGAAGTTGCTAAGCTCCGAGCGGCGCGGCAACTTTGGGCAGAGCTGATGGCTCAGTTTGAACCTACAAAGGCGCAGTCTTCGATGCTCCGCACCCATTGCCAAACATCTGGCTGGAGTTTGACAGCGCAAGACCCCACCAACAACATTGTCCGCACGACTATAGAAGCCATGGCCAGTATTTTTGGCGGCACGCAGTCATTGCATACCAATTCTTTTGATGAAGCCTTGGCGCTGCCGAGTGAGTTTTCGGCGCATATCGCTAGAAACACGCAGCTGATTCTCATGCATGAAACAGGCATCCCAGGCATCATAGACCCTTGGGGTGGCTCGTACTTAATGGAAAGTCTAACTGCGGATTTGGTAAAGCGGGCCCGCGAGATTATTGAAAAGACAGATGATCTCGGCGGCATGACCAAGGCTGTTATCTCAGGCATCCCGAAGCTATGGATCGAGGAATGCGCGGCTGCTCGCCAGGCTCGTCTGGATTCTGGCGCGGAGGTTTTAGTCGGCGTTAATCGCTTCCAATCAGATACGCCGGAAATACCCGAAGTTTTCTCTGTGGACAACGAACAAGTCAGGATGCTGCAGATTGCGGGTCTTAAAGAACTTGAATCCAGTAGGGATTCCAAAGCGGTTATCGCCGCCTTGAGGAATTTAGAAGCAGGCGCCAGAAATAACAGCAACTTGCTGGCTTTAAGCATTGAAGCCATGCGAGCGAGGGCGACTTTAGGCGAAGTTTCCGAATGTTTAGCCAGTGTTTTTGGGCGGTTTGAAGCGACAACTCAGGTGGTATCAGGCGTGTACACACAAGGTTTAGGAATCTCAGACGAAAAAACGGCGCTGTTAGATAAAGTTGATGCATTTGAAGCGCTCGAGGGGCGCAGACCTCGCATATTAATCGCTAAGTTAGGTCAAGATGGTCATGATAGGGGGGCAAAAATCGTAGCCACGGCTTTTGCTGACTTTGGTTTTGACGTTGATTTAAGTCCACTGTTTTTAACGCCCGAAGAAGTTGCCAGGCATGCGGTTGAAAATGACGTGCATGCCATCGGCATTTCTACGCTCACGGGCGGGCATAAAACGCTTATCCCGCAGCTAATCTCTGCACTGAAAGACATGCAAGCGGAAGACATTTTGGTGTTCGCAGGCGGTGTGATACCCGCTAAAGACGCTGACATTCTCAAAGAGATAGGTGTCGCCGGCATCTTTGGGCCTGCAACCCCCTTGCTGAAATCCGCTGGGGAAGTATTAGAATGCTTAAATGAACGCATTAGAAATGGCTCAAAAAGCGGCTTTTTTCGCTAA
- the rsfS gene encoding ribosome silencing factor — protein sequence MNALEMAQKAAFFANEKKAEKILILEVAKLTSYTDYFVICEAPSERQVSAIAQNILDEMAKLKKKPLGVEGLEFGNWALCDFGDVVVHVFLEGLRHHYNLDGFWHEAAIIPCEF from the coding sequence ATGAACGCATTAGAAATGGCTCAAAAAGCGGCTTTTTTCGCTAATGAGAAAAAGGCTGAAAAAATACTAATCTTGGAAGTGGCAAAGCTCACCAGTTACACAGACTATTTTGTGATTTGTGAGGCGCCCAGTGAGAGACAGGTCTCCGCCATTGCACAAAATATCTTGGATGAAATGGCCAAGCTCAAGAAAAAACCTTTGGGTGTCGAAGGCCTAGAATTCGGCAATTGGGCACTATGCGATTTCGGTGATGTGGTCGTCCACGTATTCTTGGAAGGCTTGCGCCATCATTATAATTTGGACGGTTTCTGGCACGAAGCGGCCATTATCCCCTGCGAATTCTAA
- a CDS encoding protein kinase family protein, translated as MPLSPLIPFPQQSGNFSSSTFADPLGNRIDTPADLSASFEIDAVELIGDGGSARVYKVQTVSSGSYAVKEMSASRDPRTEIKALQKLSIHPHVVHFVGSKKNDETIRITTDLINAESLQRQTPSAADFKIIFKQLLQTLDFCHGEGIAHLDIKPANLLWNADSRELKVIDFGEARFFDPICPFIEEAHLPIGTPQYRDDYLDASLNPVRIDLYSAGVTLKELFVQRATPDQATTRLINRCLSGHESIVSILMDPWFDDA; from the coding sequence ATGCCGCTTTCACCACTCATCCCGTTTCCACAGCAATCAGGCAATTTTAGCTCATCTACCTTTGCAGACCCTCTGGGCAATCGTATCGATACGCCAGCGGATTTAAGTGCCAGCTTTGAGATCGACGCTGTCGAGCTGATAGGCGATGGCGGCTCGGCCCGGGTATATAAAGTTCAGACCGTGTCTAGCGGGAGCTATGCGGTCAAAGAGATGAGCGCGAGTCGAGATCCCAGAACCGAGATCAAGGCTTTGCAAAAGCTCAGCATCCACCCCCATGTGGTTCATTTCGTTGGCAGTAAAAAGAATGATGAGACCATTCGCATCACCACCGATCTGATCAACGCTGAATCTTTGCAACGGCAGACGCCCTCGGCAGCTGACTTTAAAATCATTTTCAAACAGCTTCTTCAAACCCTTGATTTTTGCCATGGCGAAGGCATTGCTCACCTAGATATTAAGCCAGCCAACTTGCTTTGGAATGCTGATAGCCGTGAACTTAAAGTCATCGACTTCGGTGAAGCTCGCTTTTTTGACCCCATATGTCCCTTCATCGAAGAAGCTCATTTGCCGATTGGCACACCGCAATACCGCGACGATTATTTAGACGCATCTTTAAACCCAGTTCGCATTGATCTGTATTCAGCAGGGGTCACACTAAAAGAGTTATTCGTCCAGCGAGCAACACCGGATCAAGCAACCACGCGCCTTATCAACCGCTGTTTAAGTGGCCACGAATCCATCGTTTCGATTTTGATGGATCCATGGTTCGACGACGCATGA
- a CDS encoding dual specificity protein phosphatase family protein gives MNGFLFRCFLLLFLVTSFINAQSGMAVLQPLGDQEPFGRESSIAAFDWQKYLVLEKKQQSGEHLSVSEKWAWAILMVQYLRNLLLPCFEAPPVAEGSEQTVLPKHISVPGIKQAGCGASTDAKSGAAAGARDRDSTGTNGRARTTRGNANIPQALIGVMNDFSDFLDELHIDDVLADAAYRRVANSVSTNRLDFSRLELSPEIFEEILHGLPIEVRNKITILNLSHCKLANTFSLPAFIELKEIILYDNLLSEFPESWYVFLSQNSDSELDLTQNPIVSGPISLLENGPRVIIDNHPNIVQRFAGEQVKFADGYPSPIWERLYLGGQRHCCPDNLKRLGVTAVINCAREVREVAGRLAPSIAVTHLDLMDDAQQPISLRIVADELNALIKGGAAVMVNCAQGVSRSSTVVIAWLMVHQNMSLIHAIEHVWLTRPFIRPNAGFMRQLVDLALTLKLKVEEGELIASLTQLGLSVAIPADAVQAAQDESAPFDRLGITTIGDGSSSDGDMPTRDCQTRRLPNGPSGDLDD, from the coding sequence ATGAACGGGTTTCTATTTCGATGCTTCCTTCTTTTGTTCTTGGTGACAAGTTTTATCAATGCCCAATCCGGCATGGCAGTATTGCAGCCTCTGGGCGACCAAGAGCCCTTCGGCAGAGAGTCGTCGATAGCGGCGTTTGATTGGCAAAAGTATCTGGTACTCGAAAAGAAACAGCAATCCGGCGAACATCTAAGCGTATCCGAAAAATGGGCTTGGGCGATTTTAATGGTTCAATATTTACGAAACTTGCTCCTGCCTTGCTTCGAAGCGCCGCCTGTTGCTGAAGGTTCAGAACAAACAGTTCTTCCTAAGCACATTTCTGTTCCTGGCATCAAACAAGCAGGCTGCGGCGCATCGACGGATGCTAAGTCTGGGGCTGCAGCGGGAGCCAGGGACAGGGATAGCACAGGCACGAACGGTAGAGCAAGAACTACCCGCGGAAATGCTAATATTCCTCAGGCATTAATTGGTGTGATGAATGATTTCAGCGACTTTCTGGATGAGCTTCATATTGATGATGTGCTGGCAGATGCCGCATATAGGAGAGTTGCTAACTCTGTATCCACAAACAGGCTAGATTTTTCGAGGTTAGAGCTCTCTCCAGAGATTTTTGAAGAAATTCTACATGGGCTTCCCATTGAAGTGAGAAATAAAATTACGATTCTAAACCTCAGCCATTGTAAGTTAGCGAATACTTTTTCCCTGCCTGCCTTCATCGAGTTGAAAGAGATTATTTTGTACGATAACTTGCTGTCTGAATTTCCTGAATCTTGGTATGTTTTTTTGTCTCAGAATTCGGACAGCGAACTGGACTTGACCCAAAACCCGATAGTATCGGGACCCATCAGTTTACTGGAGAATGGACCGCGGGTAATTATTGATAACCATCCGAATATTGTGCAACGCTTTGCTGGTGAACAGGTAAAATTCGCGGACGGTTACCCAAGTCCCATCTGGGAGCGTTTGTATCTGGGTGGGCAACGTCATTGTTGTCCCGATAATTTGAAAAGACTTGGTGTCACAGCCGTGATAAATTGTGCTCGGGAAGTCAGAGAGGTTGCGGGCCGCCTCGCCCCATCGATTGCTGTGACCCATTTGGATTTAATGGATGACGCCCAGCAGCCCATTAGTTTGCGTATAGTTGCTGACGAACTAAACGCCTTGATTAAAGGCGGGGCCGCGGTGATGGTGAACTGTGCTCAAGGTGTTTCTCGTTCTTCTACGGTAGTTATCGCCTGGTTAATGGTTCACCAGAATATGTCTCTAATCCATGCCATTGAACACGTTTGGCTAACTCGTCCATTTATCCGCCCCAATGCAGGATTTATGAGGCAGTTGGTAGATCTTGCCCTGACGCTCAAGCTAAAAGTCGAAGAAGGTGAGTTAATTGCATCTTTGACGCAACTGGGATTATCTGTTGCGATTCCAGCTGACGCCGTTCAGGCAGCTCAAGACGAATCTGCACCCTTTGATCGTTTGGGAATTACGACCATAGGCGATGGCTCATCATCGGATGGAGATATGCCAACACGCGATTGCCAAACTCGTAGACTCCCGAATGGACCAAGTGGCGATTTGGATGATTAA
- a CDS encoding HAD family hydrolase: MIKLFLTSFWCATLFSMQSGSGAAVLPRTFADNQIRQDSQNRTAEEPTAGWYPISNQFKNSAFRAMGLLRRDAVRRVLMALQTDDRVVRDMLSKEVFEGDNLETYVNDNYLQNNFSPRYEIGGGMLPAIARLYGIELRIYQPGDDDTAVLFQNFPCSPCRVVNLLHIYNAGYDRLEIAAGAAPTIVKLVPVLPSSSHLLEPLHQSSEHRLTVVLDLDETLISNRCSEPATARPYGEELIAYLRSVPGLELVLWTASVQDTAEQALSETFHHHDNLFDEAIYRDPSWFTEPKYAKELNRLGRINSLIVDNTVDVCKPSLERALIVADFPLKNNEMDATLRNVGYAVQAIFKDLNRGLSVEQAISANNKKWFGLKLNMGSEAEPISAFYVRWHLKATIPLGAISEALPCSM, translated from the coding sequence ATGATTAAGCTTTTTTTAACGAGCTTCTGGTGCGCGACGCTTTTTTCTATGCAGAGCGGGTCCGGCGCTGCGGTGCTGCCGAGGACATTCGCTGACAACCAGATTCGGCAAGACAGTCAGAACCGGACGGCAGAAGAGCCGACAGCGGGGTGGTACCCCATATCCAATCAGTTCAAAAACTCAGCATTCAGGGCGATGGGTTTATTGCGCAGAGATGCTGTCCGCCGCGTCTTAATGGCTCTACAGACAGATGACCGGGTCGTCCGCGATATGCTCTCTAAAGAAGTCTTCGAAGGAGACAATTTAGAAACTTACGTCAACGATAATTATCTCCAGAACAACTTTAGCCCCAGATATGAAATTGGAGGTGGGATGCTTCCTGCGATTGCCCGTCTTTACGGAATTGAGCTTCGAATATATCAGCCTGGAGATGATGATACTGCCGTTCTTTTTCAAAACTTTCCCTGTAGCCCCTGCCGTGTCGTCAACTTACTTCATATATACAATGCTGGTTATGACCGCCTAGAAATAGCAGCGGGAGCTGCACCGACGATTGTGAAGTTAGTACCTGTTCTGCCGTCAAGCAGTCATTTACTAGAGCCGTTACACCAATCTTCGGAGCACCGCTTGACGGTCGTCTTAGATTTGGACGAGACACTGATTTCCAATCGGTGTTCTGAGCCTGCAACAGCGAGGCCTTATGGTGAGGAACTTATCGCTTACTTGCGATCTGTGCCTGGTCTTGAGTTGGTGCTTTGGACCGCATCTGTACAAGACACCGCCGAGCAGGCGTTGAGTGAAACTTTTCACCACCATGACAACCTATTTGATGAAGCGATTTATCGAGATCCAAGCTGGTTTACTGAGCCAAAGTACGCCAAGGAGCTGAATCGCTTGGGGCGAATAAATAGTTTAATTGTCGATAATACGGTTGACGTATGCAAGCCTAGTTTAGAAAGAGCTTTAATCGTAGCCGATTTTCCTCTTAAGAATAATGAGATGGATGCCACTTTAAGAAATGTGGGTTACGCAGTGCAGGCAATTTTTAAGGATTTGAACCGGGGCCTGAGCGTTGAACAAGCAATTAGTGCCAATAATAAAAAATGGTTCGGCTTAAAACTAAACATGGGAAGCGAAGCAGAGCCAATATCGGCGTTCTATGTTAGATGGCACCTGAAAGCTACCATACCTTTGGGAGCAATTTCTGAGGCACTGCCTTGCAGTATGTAG